From a single Pelodiscus sinensis isolate JC-2024 chromosome 4, ASM4963464v1, whole genome shotgun sequence genomic region:
- the CNTF gene encoding ciliary neurotrophic factor isoform X1: MLCRLWLLIRPLLLDKKYQVELSCCQHLGRLAGVMASAEQNPVTLHHHKLYNRTILLARKIHGDVASLLESYVEKQGLDRSICLDSVDGVPSAAAQPEGEMTAAERLGAGLQAYRAFQALLGEVLEEQRTHLTPLDTDFHASIRSVLLQVQALARQLEELLGCDRLAWEAAGPPALGGLSLFQMKLRGLKVLQELAHWAVRTVRDLHQVATHSPGSGPARGCQVQAE, translated from the exons ATGCTTTGCAGGCTCTGGCTTCTGATCAGACCACTTTTGCTGGACAAGAAATATCAAGTGGAG CTCAGCTGCTGTCAACATCTAGGACGGCTGGCTGGTGTTATGGCTTCAGCTGAGCAAAACCCTGTGACCCTCCACCACCACAAACTCTACAACCGCACcatcctcctggccaggaagatcCACGGTGACGTGGCCAGCCTCCTGGAGTCCTAC GTGGAGAAGCAGGGGCTGGACAGGAGCATCTGCCTGGACTCGGTGGACGGGGTGCCGAGTGCTGCCGCGCAGCCAGAGGGCGAGATGACAGCAGCGGAGCGGTTGGGTGCCGGCCTGCAGGCCTACCGGGCATTCCAGGCGCTGCTGGGCGAGGTCCTGGAGGAACAGAGGACTCACCTGACCCCCCTGGACACAGACTTCCATGCCTCCATCCGCTCCGTCCTGCTGCAGGTGCAGGCCCTGGCCCgccagctggaggagctgctggggtgcGACAGATTGGCCTGGGAGGCGGCCGGCCCGCCGGCCTTGGGTGGTCTCAGCTTGTTCCAGATGAAGCTGCGGGGGCTGaaggtgctgcaggagctggccCACTGGGCGGTGCGGACCGTGCGGGACCTGCACCAGGTGGCCACGCacagcccagggtctggccctgccCGTGGGTGCCAGGTCCAGGCAGAATGA
- the CNTF gene encoding ciliary neurotrophic factor isoform X2 → MASAEQNPVTLHHHKLYNRTILLARKIHGDVASLLESYVEKQGLDRSICLDSVDGVPSAAAQPEGEMTAAERLGAGLQAYRAFQALLGEVLEEQRTHLTPLDTDFHASIRSVLLQVQALARQLEELLGCDRLAWEAAGPPALGGLSLFQMKLRGLKVLQELAHWAVRTVRDLHQVATHSPGSGPARGCQVQAE, encoded by the exons ATGGCTTCAGCTGAGCAAAACCCTGTGACCCTCCACCACCACAAACTCTACAACCGCACcatcctcctggccaggaagatcCACGGTGACGTGGCCAGCCTCCTGGAGTCCTAC GTGGAGAAGCAGGGGCTGGACAGGAGCATCTGCCTGGACTCGGTGGACGGGGTGCCGAGTGCTGCCGCGCAGCCAGAGGGCGAGATGACAGCAGCGGAGCGGTTGGGTGCCGGCCTGCAGGCCTACCGGGCATTCCAGGCGCTGCTGGGCGAGGTCCTGGAGGAACAGAGGACTCACCTGACCCCCCTGGACACAGACTTCCATGCCTCCATCCGCTCCGTCCTGCTGCAGGTGCAGGCCCTGGCCCgccagctggaggagctgctggggtgcGACAGATTGGCCTGGGAGGCGGCCGGCCCGCCGGCCTTGGGTGGTCTCAGCTTGTTCCAGATGAAGCTGCGGGGGCTGaaggtgctgcaggagctggccCACTGGGCGGTGCGGACCGTGCGGGACCTGCACCAGGTGGCCACGCacagcccagggtctggccctgccCGTGGGTGCCAGGTCCAGGCAGAATGA